Part of the Toxotes jaculatrix isolate fToxJac2 chromosome 8, fToxJac2.pri, whole genome shotgun sequence genome is shown below.
TGGTGACTCAGGGTGGTGGGGCATACGTAGGGCTATGTTAAGTTTTCCTGATGGTTCTAcataattttgtaattttcatCCCCAGATATTATGTGAGATACAGACTTGCTGCTCATACCATCTCACAGGTAAATCAGCCACACAACTAGAAAAGAAGTGTGTTTTGATAAATTAAAAGCTCtgtttgcataaaaaaaattctttcttATTTATATGTAATCATAAAGTCAGATGATTTTGAATAATAGTGATTTGTTTCCATCAGTACATTAACTGTTAATAAACATCTCTCTTCTTTGTTTGTTGCCGCTTTAAGATCAGGGAAAACAAAACGTCAGAGTTTGACACCACCATGGCCTGGCGTACCGACTCTTACTACGCTGTGGGAATTCTGGGATTTGCCGTGTATCTCCTGCTGGGAATAACCTCCCTCCCCTCCGTCAGCAATGCTCTCAGCTGGAGAGAGTTCAGCTTCATACAGGTGTGTCTGAATCATATGTGGGTATCTGGATGTATGAGCTTTAGTGAGTCCTGTGGTGGAAATAGCTTGTCAAACCCTCCTGAAATAACATTCAAAACACTGAAGGGTTTaagaataaaatacatatattccAATATGCAGTGTGCTCCAAAAGTCTGAGTCCTCTCTCCCATCCAAGTGAATGGGGGTCACCAGGACATGATCACATTTCTGGGAGCCCCTTTTCGGGAATGCACTGAAAATGTCTGAACAGCCAGCATGTGGTATTTTTAGAACAACACAGTTACAGAGGCATACATACAGAGAGGcacagaggcagaaacacattcaaagtgaataaatgataaaCCTTCATGCTTCATgctatttcattttcacagtccACACATTCACAATGACACATTATGGACACAGAGCTCTGCTTTAGCTGTGTAGGATACTGTGCAACACATCACCATCTGACTGAGTCCCTGCATCCTGTTTACATGGTGTTTACATGGTGAAATACTGGCGGTCACAACTGGAGGAATGAAACTGTGGACTTTTTTATAACAGTTTCCAGTGGTGCTGGCCTTGTGGTCTCCCAAGTAGCCTGTCCAACAGTTTTTCCCTTTCCTTGTGGACATACTTGAGTCTGCGcctgtatgtgtttttatgagaacTATCAAAAGACAGCCTGTGTAGTTATTACTTTTCAGTCGGTTTCCCAAGAAACCTAAACTGACAATGGTGTGTTTATATTCCGATCACATCTTTGGACTCTTGATCCACCCACAAAATAAGAAGATACATGTGTGTATAGTCTACACTTAGATTTGCACTTAAATGTTACACCTACTTAACAAAATGAAGGACAGCAAAAGGCCTCACACCTTTTGTAGCCAACAGATTTGGCACTCTTCGTCACAAAAAGGAAAGTGAATGGCAGAGCAGCACATTGCCAGTCCTTTTAGTGCCATTTCTACGATATTTCATGTGCCAGCTTCTGATAAAATGAATACAAACAAGCTCATTGGGAAACTTTAATTTGGAACAGCTGATTATCTCAGCTCTTCACCGTGGCCTTGAAAAGCTGCAAATGACAAGCAGATTGATGATACAGTTAACACAGAGATACATGATCACAATATAAAATAGGGTCACTCAGTATCCACTTACAATGGGCCTGACGGagatattttaaaatgctttgtgAAATCTACTGTGTACTGCACCTGTTTCTGCTCTAGGACCTTTAGGGAATGTGGATACTggcagaaaaaatgttttctatgaTCTTCACATCATGTGCTTTCGCCAAGATTTAAGCTATGACTGATGAAGATGATTCTGTGCATCAGCCCAGATGAAAAACTGTCGCATGGGCCAGAGAGCTGTTTCCAGTTTCCTGTTggaagtgattttatttttctgaaaatgtgtttgggaTATTCCTATCATTCCCTTGCTAAATCTTCCACCGTGATTGTTTTTACTGGGGCAGGCACAAATGTTTACCTTTTCCCCCTTTCTGACcaatcaaaaatgaaatcagacaCACTATAGGGAACAAACTCATTCATAAATGTAACTGGGTCATGTCAAGCTCATTTTCTCATTCCACACCCCTCCCCTTTACTCTAGCCCAAATTAGAGCAGCGCTTTAAATGTTAAGTTATTCATCAAATGTAATTTGGGGGGCATACATTATCCTTGGCCACATTCTTTaggttttttttcatgtgcatgGAATTGGTCTGTCTGTATGAATGTGCACATTCTCTAGCTACAGTAGCTGAATTATCTCTGTGCACACAAGTTAGATGAATGTATTCAAACGTATAGACCAAAAACTTTGGTCTTTGTAAAAGCTAGTAAATCACATTTCACTTAGTGAGCTTTTTACACAGTAAATCTGTGAATGCACATATGCTCAGTGAGTGTAAAGTTCTGTGTCTTaactcctttttctctcttccagtCCAAGCTGGGCTACCTCACATTGTTCCTCTGTACCTTTCACACCTACCTGTACGGCTGGGACAAGTTCCTTAAACCCTCCTACTACAAATGGTACATTCCTCCGGCCTACATGCTCAGTCTGGTGTTGCCTTCTGTAGTGTTGGCGGTcaagctgctgctcctcctgcccTGCGTGGACCGCAGCCTTACCCGTATTCGACAGGGCTGGGAGAGGACTGATCCAGAAGCTGACAGCAAGCGATCACTGCTAACATAGAGCTATGACAGTtacagtcacagacacaaaaacattggtatgcacagaaaacagacacaaagcacTATATGTCACTGTGACTGACCAAGAGCTCTATCACCAGGTAACcccagcttgttttttttttttgggatgtcACAGACCCACCACTATGAAATTACACCAACTGTTCTACTCTCTATAGTTAACAAAATCAGCAGAGGAAACATTCGGTCTTTCTTGATGTAATCCTATTGGAATTTATCCATTTTGTAAACATAGTATATGATACAATGGAACTATATAGGTTGTACAAATACCTTGGACCTACACAGAATCACAGACACATATTGAACCAGCTATGGTGCATTTCAAGCAGCAGGCCCTCACCTTTGTAAGCTCATGTCTTTTTCTCTACTGGAGTTTAATAACTGCACTATACCCATGTACATTCAGTATTGTTACAGACTCTAACTCAGAGAGCAGTTTAACCATCTCTGATTGTTTTATATCTTTCATATATGGTGGCTTATGTTTATTAGCTCACACCTTTTTATGTAAATTTTGATTTTTGGATTTGGTTCTCACTACAGTAATACTACTATGAAATGCTCTTCAATAAATAAACTTCATTGTGACTGAACAGCATTgtcttatctctctttctcactgccttatatctctctctctctctctctctctctctctctctctctctctctctctctctctctctatctatctatatctatatatctatctatatctatatatcccCCCCCTGTATGAAAGCTCAGTCAAACTCAGAGAGTTTTTCCCTGCTGAGTGTGCTCTGTCTAGTCGTCTCGGTCTGATCCCTCTCCAGGGTTCATCCCTCCGGCTGATCTGATGCCGTTCTCAAGGAAACATTCGCTCTGAGCTGCAGGCTTCTCCCCACTCTCTACTGGATCTCATCACATCTGTAGAGAGAGGAGCGTGCAGACTCCTCCATCACAGGAGTCCTCTGCAGAAAGGATATAATATTTGGTTGTGACAGTACAGATAGGCCCCAGATGTTGTGCTGCAGCAAGTCATTTCTGCTGATCGTGAAGGGAGTGAAGAAAGAAGAACTCAGATAGAACTCAGATAACTGGTAGTCGTTAGTGACACATGATCAAGGATTCATCTACAAACATAGacaagaagacacacacacacacacaagcggtATGTTATCACATGTGTGGATGCAATCAAAACACTGggcacacagacataaacacacttgTATGCAAGGAAAGAAtgaagggagaaaagaaagagaaaaaggaatgaAAGAGGGGTTTCACAGTCAATTGAAATATTAATAACTCAAAAACGATTGTGCTACATTTggtaaatctgaaaaaaaaaaaaactacggAGAAACTGCTAAACCATAAGCTTGAAAGGCTTACGAATATCCATCCATTCATTAGCTGTGCTGCTAATCCTTTGAGGATCGCAGGGGTCTGGAGCCAATGCCAGCTGACACTGGGAGAGAGGTTGGGTACACCTTGGACAGGTCGGCCATCTATCACAgagtaaacaaacaataatattAAGTATGCTTTATGTGTAGAACTATACATCGTTATAACAAGTCTTTTACATACAGTCATacatatacactgtaaaaaggggaaaaaatgagaaagCTCAAACTTGCAGGGAAACAAACTTCTTTTGTTTAATCACAAAACAAGAATTTAATTTATCagcaattaatttttttttttaattcaaatactGAAAATTTAGGTTTAAGCCCTAACATCCTGTAATTGTTATTAAGAACATGAAGTggtgtttttacagtaaaagaACAATAACTTACAAGAAGTGTAATGAGCAATACATTGTTTTTTTGACCATGTAACATAAtgtatgttgtattttaaaTACTTCTTTTTAATAACTAAAAGTGAGTTTAATTTGTCATACATTTGCTTGGATTGACACAGGTAAAACAGTAGCGCTACAACGATCTACCTATTAACTTGTTCAAATTAAAAGGATGGAAGACAAAAAAGTAAGCAAACTAAAGAGGTAAGTAGGATATCAAAAAGGGTTTTGTTAAcaaccttctctctctttgtatgGGACTTTCTCTTTGATCGACTGGTCTTTAGTAAGCTTCCTCACAgcttcaaagtctttttttcataaatcaTGAATGAAGGGTTGGCCACATGGGGAGCAGCACTTACATGTATGCCATTCAGATTTCAAGAATTAGTAGTTTGCTGTATGTTCCTCAAATTCCTTAACAGGactttcaacaaaaactgtcaTTGTAAATGATTTTTATCTTCAGTTTAAAGACCAAACTTTCCAGTCTGTGCTGAAAAAGCAAGACGTAAAATCATTTCGCTCACACAAAATTTTTGTAATTCATGTATTTTTGATACAATATCTTGACTGGTTATTTTTTACCAGTCAAGTATGATTAATTAATCCAGAGACTGATTAGATCTTGAATTTCTGTCTCCTATTTTTTAAGACCTGTGAGGTAAAATGTTAACCTTCTCAAAACAAACTAACACCAAGTGATGTAACTGTCTATTATGATAgttttgaatgtttaaaataaaaacaaagaacccTCTGTATCTCTCACTGTGAAAGGACAACGCGCATCCTAGTTTCTTTTCAGTTCCTTCAACTTCTTTTCTCTGTGGCAGAGGCTACATCCTTTTCTCTCTGGCAGCACCCTTTGCCTACAGTGACTTCCTGCTCTTCAGGGATGCTGCAAATGATGAAGTTGAGCTCTATATCAGAGACAAATACGTAGTATTTGTAGGGCAGGAGTACAAGCTGAACATGTGGTAATCTGCTTGTTCCACAGCTGTGGTTTGATGTACAACCTTTAATTAAGAAATTTGTCCCCTCTGGATCAAACATCTGTAGACCCGCAGGTATAATTTTATTGATAAGCTCTATCTTTGATGTAATGTATGTCTATATAGTATAGAGAGAAGTATAGATTACAAATATTATGCAATGTTAACGTTATTTGATTCCTACAATGGAGACTTTGACATTAACCAGTCTTTTGTTGGCATGATGTCTGATGTCCACATGTGGAACTGCATCCTTTTACCCTGTGAAACTGGCAGACTGGCAGCAGTGctaacaaagtgaaaaaagaaattagcAGACTTGCTTAATGCATATTAAGACTATCAAGAAAATCAAAACCATTTAGCTTAGTgcaaataaagttttctttaaGCGATTATCTTAGTTGACTCATATCTTTTGGCTATACTGTTTTagctttaaagtaaaaacaagacAGATCTAACAGAAGGATACATAGTTCCTCCTTGAAATGTGAATCTGCAGTTGATTATCATCACTAATATTATTTCCTGATCTGTTTTCACTTCCTGATCTGTTTTCACTTCACGGTTtttcaaacaataaatcaataaaatcaataaaaaaaatccttttctgagaagagaaacataaaaacactgcatccACATGTGATACTCCCAACGTGTTGTCGAGTTTTTGCCcacatattttctgtgtggTTCAGTCTTATTGCCTGGATACTTTCTTCAGAGTAAAACTAAAAACTGGCTGAAAACTGACAAATGCAGCTTTAACTTAGTTTtgatatttacattatttatgttatttttttagacactaaaataaacaacatctTCATTCAGTTGGACAGCACTACTTTGTAGCTTCTCCCCTGTATAGTGAATGAGCTGATACTTAGAATATTGGCAGGGGGCTTAAGTTTCTCCATGTTTCATCACTTCTCCCAGTTCTTTGataataaatcacacacactcccacatgcACTTTTGATTGTTCATGCAAGTCATTCTGTGCTGACCGGTGCCGCCAGTCTCTCCAATCAACAAAATGACTCGTCTCTCCAGTGGATCCACACCTCGTAATGAGGACTACACAGTCTTTAAGGTTGGAGATTAACAAAGCTATGCTTGTGATACCCTTTCTCTTAATTTAATGTGCTTTGTGTTAATAACAACAGTGGACTAAATTACTAATGTCCATAGGCATGtcactcaggtttttttttttttcattttaagaaaaataaatcttaaaTTTTAATTATCTATTAAGATAATTACTTCATTACGTCAATTTGCAGCCTTATGTTCAGCAACAACTAAGCAGTCAGGATAAGTAAAGAAATCTGAGGTGTAAAGGCAGAGGTAAACCACTTCTTTGataataaatcacacacactccgACACAGACTTCTGACAGTTTGATTGTGCTGACAGATGCCGCTAGTCCCTCATTATGAAACTACTGGTTCATAATGAGCTGGACTACGCTGCCCTCTAAGGCTGGTGATTGACAAAGCATTTTGCCTCTGAAGAAGCTTCCAGCCCATGAGGCTCCAACAGTAAAAACCCTTTGCATGTAGGAAAGAGTGAAGACCCGCAGTGATTCTAGGTCTGCTTGAGAAAAATATCAAGTGGAACAACAAGCACTAGCAACAAACACTTGGACACAGGACTTGTAACAGTTGCCCAGTCACCTAGCACTGGTGGTGCTGCAGACTACTAGCAAATCTGCTTGAACTTTCACAGTGAATTAGGTTGCACAACTCACCATAAACACCTCaccttttatttgtcttttggGAACTAAAAAGAGTCTCTTGTGTAAAGCTGGCAGATTCCTGATGTAATGCAGAGCAATTAACAATTAGCTGATTCCTCTTCGGTGTGGCTGTTAAATCTCTCCACACATTGTCAGTGTCTATTAGCTGTCTCACAAAAATCACTTGCTTTTAACAGCTGCAAGAGGAGACAGCTCTGTAAACCTTTACCAGTAATGTGGATATCTAATTTGATTAAAATGGACACGTACAGTTCTTGTATCACTGCACAGCAATATATCATGGCAGTCCAACCTAATTTTGATGATATATTTCAGACTGGACCAAAGTGGAGGACTGACCTACCTATATGTATTGTTTAGGGTAATATGCcttattaaatcatttaaaattctCTCACACAACATTGTACATTTGCAAATCACTGGAATCCAAAGCCATTCCTTGTATGCAAATACTTaaacaggaaggaaacaaaTATGGTTAATGACCACAATGACAAAGCAGCCAaggtacaaaacacacaatctcatacactgtcacacacaacaGCCTGACACAGGACTCAAGGTAAGATCAAGGCATGATACACATTGTGAAACAGAGGACTTCAACACGACTGTACTGTATACAaacttttttcagcatttctCCCTGAAGTAAGCCTAAACTAATTTAAAGTCTATAATGCACCGGTAAAAGCATTAGAAACAGCAAAGTAGTCGATTTACTCCATTGTTTatggtgtgtatttgtttttgtatcagATGGCATTGTTGTTTCTGCTGGTGATTTTGACAGCATGTGCTGCCATTCCTCAAGGTAAAAactaatttttttatttaacagagtGAATATCAAAATGACATCACAGTAAAGATGCACAGAAATGCAGTGGGTTCACAAGAGTTTATCTTTTGAAGCTTGTTTCCTTAATCCTCACTCTTTTCCATGTATACAATTTTTCCCAAATATAATATGATGTAACCGATACAATTTGAGCTTTATGTTAATAGCAATAATTGGGCAAAATGTGTCTAATGTATGATTAAATTACAAATTTTCTTCATACGTGTTCatctaaaatatttttgacattaTTCATCGAattgaaaatacagaaaactttAATCTAAGAGAAATAACTTGGTCTATTTGCTGACCTACGCTCTTTAACCTGTTGGAAGTTGGAAGTAAACAAGCCCACAAAGTGCAAAGGCAGGGAGAAAGTCCATAAACAGGCAAGAGGTAACCGAACAGTGGCAGACAtctaaacaagaaacaaaggcTGATACATCTGATCAGAGTGGAGCCTTCAGCTTTAGTTTATTTTCTATGGGAAGTGGAAAAAATTGAAAGAAACACAATGGGGCAGACAGCAGCTATGGTCAGAAAGTGCAGAGGGCACACAGTAATCAATAACGTTTGAAATACATTACTAATTAATTAGGAACGGAATGAATTCATGAATAGCAGGTGCACAATAAATTCAACATGTTTAAAGGTTGTTACCAAAATCTATTAATTTAACTTGTGTATTTTATGCTATTATACGACTAATTTGTCTATCATACAATTTACATTTCACTTTCTAATTATgactctttccttttttaagaTCTGTCAGGTAAAATGTTCACCTTCCCACTAGAGACCAACACAGCTTCTGTGAGGCTGACTACATCAAGACAGACTTTCAGTGCTTTAACCGTCTGTCTCAGGTAGTGTTGAATATgcagaatgaatgaaacaacACACTCTATATCTGACAATAAAAATTATCATGTTTGATGATGTCCTTGTATTGCATACAGGTCCTTTACAGACCTCCGCAGAAGCCActccattttctctctggcCACACAGTCTGTTGACAATGATTTCCTCATCTACTGGGATAATGCTGGTAATGACATTGACTACCACGTCaggaacaaatacacaaactttGGAGTGGAGTACAAGCTGAACATGTGGCAATCTATTTGTTCTACATGGGATTCCGAGTCTGGAGTGGGGCAACTGTGGATAGATGGAAAACCCTCGAGTAGGAAATTCATCAGCTCTGAAACCATCAGCGGGCCCATCATAATTGTTTTGGGACAGGTACAGTTTTTAAGCAGTACACTTGAAGGAATTGTTTGACATGATGGGAAGTACACTGATTTGCTTTTTTGCTGAGGTAAATATGTATCTTGAGTCAGCCACAAGCTAGTTTAGTttaacagacagactgaaaacacaggaaaacagctaGACTGTCCACATGAGATTGGTTATCTTCTCTAATCTAACTCTTAGCAGGAGAGCAAATAAGAAGAGTAGTtccccaaatgtcaaactattcctttaatagtCTTCCAAAATGCTCTAAACTGCTCCTTTATGATTTAGTGAATGTCTTTAAAGGATATATAgcagaaaaaataaagcatAGTACTAAATAGCTGTCATCTAAAATTTCTGCAAATTCTCAGGAGCAGGATTCATTTGGTGGGGGATTTGACCTCCAGCAGTCTTTTGTTGGCATGATGTCTGATGTTCACATGTGGGACCAAGTTCTTACGCCCTGTGAGATCCAGAACTACATGGATGAACTAAACTTCACTCCAGGGAATGTGGTCAACTGGAAGATGCAGGACTTCCAGATTACAGGAAAAGTGCTgatagaagaaaaacaaaagaattgtCTCtaaatcttcaaaaaaaaaaacaaaaaaaaaccccccaaaaaaacaacaactatcaGTGTCTTGCAAAGTCAAAATATAATGGATCCAAAAAGGGCAGTACCTTGTGAGCTTGCTTTTTGTGACTATGGTACACCTTCTGTGTTCTTCATCTCAGTTATCTCCCAATGGTCTCATTTGTGACTGCTTCTAATAGTTGTATTTAAAGTGAGattaaacttctttttttttttgctgcccaAGAATCAAGTTGTGTTTAACACCTTCTGTAGTTCAACAACTAAGATCAGCaatgaaattttatttataatttctaTGAGCAGTTGTTAAAGGTTTTTTCATTCTATAATTTAGAATGAATTCAGTATCGGTCTGCACTCTGtgtgcaagaagaaaaaaagaacactcATTTGAATGGTGTGCATTTtgtatcttgttttttttaatttgcttgtGGTTTGTTGATTTGCATGGATCCTTACTGTAAACTGCTGTGCTTTCAGCCAGCATAGAGTTTAAACATTTGGTCCCTAGGGATAAAAGCTACTTGCAAACCTGCACAGAGATTTCTACATTAAATTAAGTTGTTTGAATCAGTTACACATTGAGTTCTGCATAAGAACTCAAGCTTCTTGTGTTAAGCTACCTGGTTACAGATGTAGTACAGGGCAACAATGAATTTGCACTTGCAATACTTGTTGAACCTGTTGAACATCATTTTTTTGGCTGTTATCTGCATTTATTTCTGATAAAGTTGGATGGAAATAAGAGATTAGGTATTACTGTTTGGTTGTCTCAGTTTTTTGTGCCTACCTGCTTGGACCCCCACAGTCAAATATTTAGATTTACTGTTGGCAACGTGATAGACTTTTGTTGATTCTAAGAAGCTTATAGTTCAAACTTCATCTGacacagaaatatatatatgcatatctTTGTAACTGAATAATTTATTACCTTCACTATATCAGTTAAACATTTTTGTATGCTTTTAAAGATCTTATACACAGCCTTTGACCAACTTTAGCAGCTAGAGATAAAATCAGAGGACTTTGGATGGTTTTACAACCATATTAGGGCCTATTTGTGTACACAAGAACAGGAAGGAAACAAATATGGTGAATGACCGCAATGACGAAGCAGTCAAAGTTCTTGGCACTATTTAACATCCAAGTGTACATTTCTCAGATCAATAAAACCTGGATGAACTCTCCATTAAATGTGGTCCATGATCTATGTTCTTACCCACaatttcagctgtttatttataCTCATATAGAGTCAAGCCTTCATGGCTGGACGCACATAATCTTATTATGGGTTTCAAGGTTGTCTAGGTGTGTGAAATTAAACATGAGTGGAAATGATGGATGGAAGTTAGCTTGTTTCACAGCTTTTCTGCACATTGCTCCATCTTAATTCTTACCCAGGGCAATATTGGAATACTCTATCTCATTTATACATCAGcgagcacgcacacacgcacacgtacacgtacacacactcacacacacacagcccaaaACGCCCCAGCAACAGGAAATAGGCTAAAATCAACAGCAGCTCTTTGGTAATGGGAGAACAATACATTGCAAGAGGGTATAAGGAATTAAAGATTGTGTGTGCAGATAATGTTGTTAGATGCTAGATAACAGGATGCCTCTAACTAAATGTTCTGCTTTGGGCAAAAAAGGTGCTGCATATTTTTCTTGCACTGGACTTTGTCATGGTGACAGCcgatccatcctcctctctccaagCCCTCTGCATCTTGAtcatcttatttatttctttgttgcaCATACTAAAACTTCCCTTGTTCCACAACCTCCATTCTAAACACAAGTTGTCCGCACTGAATCCAAGACACATGTATACTCAgctgtgtgtaaacacacatccacagaaacAAATAAGATGGCCGCCTGTATCTATTGTTCTGCTTCCTACTGTCAACAAAgttaacagagaaaaatgatttcagtttcACTCTGATTCTATTAATCCAAAAATGCTGAAACAGTTATATAAATGTTCTGTATAAAAGCAGTTTCTTTCATCAGACAgaccccctttctctctctccctctctcttgcccACCAACTATATTTCATCTTGTCTGGAAGCTCAGTCAAactcagagagttttttttcctgctgagtTGAGTTGAGCTCTGTCTAGTCGCCTCAGTCTGATCCCTCTCCAGGGTTCATTCCTCCAGCTGATCTGATGCCGTTTTCCAGGAAACATTTGCTCTGAGCTGCAGGCTTCTCCCCACTCTCTACTGGATCTCATCACATCAGTAGAGAGAGGGGCGTGAAGACACAAAGTCCTTGGCAGAGAGGACATAATATTTGGTTGTGACAGTACGGATAGGACCCAGATGTTGTGCTGCAGCAAGTCAATTAGATGATCaaaggcacagaaaaaaaaatctaaaagagAGATATAATGTAGACCCAACTTAACCACCCAGAAAAAAGCAGAGTTGTTACCACCATTTaaagaataaatatatttttattttttaagcagTATCGCTGCTAAATATTGGGGCAGTATTGGGTGACCACTGCTGCCAAAGCCTTCTTGATATTCAAGGGCACAACAAGTGATGTGATTGATCTGCTCAAAAAGCAGAATTTGGAGTGCAGGACTATAAGCTGAATATGTGGCACTCTGTTTTGTTCCACATCAGGACTGGTGCAGCTGTTGTTAGATGGAAAGCCTTCAATTTGGAAATTCATTTGTGGATCAAACATCATTAGACCCATTATGATCCTTGAAGGGGTTTAAACTATACCAGAAGATTCTGTAGACTGGTAAGTTTTATGGTTGGGGATTTCACATTAAGCAGTCTTTCACTGCAATGATGCCTAATGTCCACATGTGGAACTTCATCCTTTCCCCCTGTGAGATCCATGGATGAACTAAACTTCACCCCAGGGAATGTCCAGTCCAGTGTCCTGAACTGGAGGACACTGGACTTCCAAACCATAGGAAGAGCCCTGACAGCAAGATGAAGCACAGAACTCACATTTGTCCTTCAGCAAAACCTGACAGCTTTATGTTACAGGAAATGTTAACTACTTACTAAGTCATTAggtctttaaaaataaacagggtAGTGTCTTCTCAGTCATCAAGGAGTGGTGGACTGTTCTATTCATTAGCAATAATCAAGTGAGACAACCAGTCTGTCCAGTATTTTATGGCTATTTTATGGCACCCCTGCCTCTGAGGAAGGCAGGGGTGCTCTTATAATTTTGGGATCGCTGACAACAGCTAAACTAGCTTTTATGCAACACATCTTTTCTAATCTCTTGCATGTTCCTGAAGCCTGATCCAGCCCTCTGCCTCCTCACAGGTACTTTAAGAGCTCCACTTTGTGCATTATATCTGTCACCGAGTGGAGTGACCACGACAGTATAAAACTGTATAAAGCAACAAAACTCAGGGGAAGGTtcagttaaaaatatataaatgttttttaaacaaaagtaGGCTAAAAACAAAGGATAAAAGAAAAGAGTACTCTGAGGAATCAAATTAAAATAGTCCCATGGCTGTCCACTCACCCATACGGAGTGTAGATGTTCCCCTGGACAGCAGGTCTCTGCGTGGCTGTCGGTTGGTAGCTTGAGGGGAAGACAAAATGAGGTATCCGTCAGGGTTCGTCAGCTACCAATCAGTCTTCCTACGATGTATACAGTCCCagaaacaaaatcaataaaCCTTATGTGGGGGCAAATGCTaacaaaactatatatatatgggtaaataaagaaacacaacaaactcaaaaGAAACCAACACAGCACAACTCAAGAATTTACATAACTAattccattaaaaa
Proteins encoded:
- the LOC121186666 gene encoding serum amyloid P-component-like gives rise to the protein MALLFLLVILTACAAIPQDLSGKMFTFPLETNTASVRLTTSRQTFSALTVCLRSFTDLRRSHSIFSLATQSVDNDFLIYWDNAGNDIDYHVRNKYTNFGVEYKLNMWQSICSTWDSESGVGQLWIDGKPSSRKFISSETISGPIIIVLGQEQDSFGGGFDLQQSFVGMMSDVHMWDQVLTPCEIQNYMDELNFTPGNVVNWKMQDFQITGKVLIEEKQKNCL